The genomic window CCAACCGCGTAATGAAAAAGCGCGAACTTGGAGAGTTGATTGATGAGTGCTTCCGACTTTGCGGCAATAAGGCCACTGTAATCCTTGCCGACCGCATTAAGGATACAGGATTTAAATACGCCACTCACGCTGGTATCTCTATCGCCATGACTAATATGGAAATCCCAGCCACTAAGGAGCGACTGCTTGGTGATGCGGATGAACGTATTCGCGCGGTTGAGCAACAATATCAAGAAGGTTTGATCACTGCAGGTGAGCGTTACAACAAAGCGATTGACATCTGGGCCGATACGGCTGACCGTGTGGCAACTGAATTGATGAAGGGAATTTCTACAACTCAGTTTAGAGATGGTGATAAATCAGTTGAAAGCCCAAGCTTTAATCCGATCTTTATGATGGCCGACTCTGGAGCGCGAGGTTCGGGACAGCAAATTCGTCAGCTTGCGGGAATGCGTGGATTGATGGCTAAGCCAGATGGATCAATCATTGAAACGCCAATTAAGGCGAACTTCCGTGAAGGTCTTTCGGTGGGCGAATACTTTATTTCAACCCACGGCGCACGTAAGGGACTTGCTGATACGGCCCTTAAGACTGCTAACTCTGGTTACCTAACGCGCCGTCTTGTTGACGTTGCGCAAGATGCGATCGTTACCGGCGTAGATTGCGGAACTTTAAATGGTATCGACGTGACAGCGTTAACTGAGGGCGGTGAGGAGATCGAATCTCTTTACGAGCGTATTCTTGGGCGCGTAACCCTGGAAGATGTAATCGACCCTGTCGGTGGGCATGTTTTAGTTAATGCTAATACTGAAATTAACGAAGAAACAGCAGACAAAATCGTCGATGCAGGTATTGACCGCGTACGCATTCGTTCTGCCTTGACCTGTGAACAGCGTTACGGAATTTGTGCCTTGTGCTATGGCCGTGACCTTGCTCGCGGACATCTTGTAAATTTAGGCGAAACCGTTGGCGTTATTGCCGCACAATCAATCGGTGAGCCTGGAACGCAGTTGACGATGAGAACGTTCCACATCGGAGGAACGGCGACTGGTCGCGCTGAGCAAACGAACCTACTTGCACGATATGGCGGTAATGTGCGCTATGAAAATGCCAACATCATTAACTCGCCACGTGGTATGGTTGTGATGGGTCGCAAGGCTGAATTAATTGTAGTTGATCCTAAAGAAAACCGAGAGAAAGAGCGTCATCCACTCGTTTTCGGTGCGGTAGTGAAATATCAAGAAAATACTGCAATTAAGCCTGGTGACATGCTTGCCGAGTGGGATCCGTTCTCAGTGCCAGTTATTACTGAGCACGGCGGTATTGCTCGTTGGAAAGATATTAATGAGCAAACACTCGAAGAGCGTACTGACGAACGCACAGGATTCGTTGAGCGCCAGATTCGTGAAGCGCGTGTGCGCACTGCGGATCTTCGTCCGGCGATTATTGTTGAATCTGAAAACGGTCAACAGTATGTGTTCCATCTTCCGGTTGGGGTTAAGGTCACTGTTGATAATAATTCCGAAGTATTCCCAGGATCGATTCTGGCTAAGCGTGAACGTGAGACAACAAAGACCAAGGATATTACCGGTGGTCTGCCACGCGTAGCTGAATTGTTTGAAGCCCGTAAGCCAAAAAATCCAGCTGTGATTGCTGAAATTGATGGCACAGTGAGCTTCGGTGAAGATTCTCGTGGACGTCGTCGTGTGGTTGTTACTCCAGAAGTGGGGGATGCCTGCGAATATATTATTGCTAAGAACACCCATTTATTAGTGCATGAAGGTGACCGGGTGCGATCTGGAGATGCTTTAACTTCAGGTTCACCAAATCCGCATGACATTCTACGCGTGCTTGGAGTTGAAAAACTAGCTGAGTATCTGGTGAACGAAGCTCAAGAAGTTTACCGTTTACAAGGCGTGAAAATTAACGACAAACATATTGAAGTTATTGTGCGCCAAATGTTGGGCAAAGTTAAAGTCATGGATCCAGGCGACACTAGCTTCCTTGCGGGAGATTCAGTTGACCGTTTTGAATTCCAAGAACAAAACAATAAGGTTGCGGCTGAAGGTGGAAAACCTTCGACTTATGAGCCACTCTTACTTGGTATCACTAAGGCATCTTTGACTACAGAAAGCTTTATTTCTGCAGCAAGCTTCCAGGAGACTACAAAAGTTCTTACTGAAGCAGCTATCAGTGGTAAAACTGACTACTTAAGAGGTTTGAAAGAAAACGTCATTATGGGGCGACTCATTCCAGCTGGAACTGGGTTTAGCATCTTAAATGATGGGCCACTTGAGGTTGAAGGTGAT from bacterium includes these protein-coding regions:
- the rpoC gene encoding DNA-directed RNA polymerase subunit beta', with translation MDEFFSLFEKPKNPSNVRALRISIASPEKIRSWSFGQVKKPETINYRTFKPERDGLFCAKIFGPTKDYECNCGKYKRMRHRGVVCEKCGVEVIQSKVRRERMGHIELAAPVAHIWFLKSLPSRIGNILDFTLRDLEKVLYFESYVVLDPGKSKMKIGELINEKEYRKYQEDHGYSFKAGIGAEAIREMLKDINLEKLSKELRKDMLAATNEAKKKKLAKRLKVVYSMLSSGNKPEWMILECVPVIPPDLRPLVPLDGGRFATSDLNDLYRRVINRNNRLKRLIELNAPDIIIRNEKRMLQEAVDALFDNGRRGRVITGSNKRQLKSLSDMLKGKTGRFRQNLLGKRVDYSGRSVIVVGPELRLHQCGLPKQMALELFKPFIYNKLEERGYVTTIKSAKKMVEQEKSVVWDILDEVIKEHPVMLNRAPTLHRLGIQAFEPVLVEGRAIKLHPLVCTAFNADFDGDQMAVHVPLSVESQVEARVLMMSTNNILSPANGKPIIVPSQDIVLGLYYMTRERPLAKGTGKIFANKEEVIMAFDAGSVELQAKIKVRIDGKLQETTVGRVILFDTFPEGLGFSYANRVMKKRELGELIDECFRLCGNKATVILADRIKDTGFKYATHAGISIAMTNMEIPATKERLLGDADERIRAVEQQYQEGLITAGERYNKAIDIWADTADRVATELMKGISTTQFRDGDKSVESPSFNPIFMMADSGARGSGQQIRQLAGMRGLMAKPDGSIIETPIKANFREGLSVGEYFISTHGARKGLADTALKTANSGYLTRRLVDVAQDAIVTGVDCGTLNGIDVTALTEGGEEIESLYERILGRVTLEDVIDPVGGHVLVNANTEINEETADKIVDAGIDRVRIRSALTCEQRYGICALCYGRDLARGHLVNLGETVGVIAAQSIGEPGTQLTMRTFHIGGTATGRAEQTNLLARYGGNVRYENANIINSPRGMVVMGRKAELIVVDPKENREKERHPLVFGAVVKYQENTAIKPGDMLAEWDPFSVPVITEHGGIARWKDINEQTLEERTDERTGFVERQIREARVRTADLRPAIIVESENGQQYVFHLPVGVKVTVDNNSEVFPGSILAKRERETTKTKDITGGLPRVAELFEARKPKNPAVIAEIDGTVSFGEDSRGRRRVVVTPEVGDACEYIIAKNTHLLVHEGDRVRSGDALTSGSPNPHDILRVLGVEKLAEYLVNEAQEVYRLQGVKINDKHIEVIVRQMLGKVKVMDPGDTSFLAGDSVDRFEFQEQNNKVAAEGGKPSTYEPLLLGITKASLTTESFISAASFQETTKVLTEAAISGKTDYLRGLKENVIMGRLIPAGTGFSILNDGPLEVEGDAQRGGSQNVVVSG